From one Burkholderia pyrrocinia genomic stretch:
- a CDS encoding M35 family metallo-endopeptidase: protein MNGIPNKHDTAEDDDDDWVFVGTAYTNTTPGSVHVIDLDLTPICENMSNKAFRKLIVRLRDAAISLIQDRIHGIAHWEREEQERVQTWFGRPDEEIRHHLRTGLPKLLRVMQELKPENVIRWDEQKQRNITCTVFPDNGITDAAVCKPDSDKRIIAIYPHFCTLPDARLSFNCKLKVLIHECTHYVDTFDSNDEIYGFGTGLKYWARDHRDLAINNADSLACYISFFDDRVLW, encoded by the coding sequence ATGAACGGGATTCCAAATAAACACGACACTGCCGAAGACGACGACGATGACTGGGTTTTCGTCGGAACTGCCTACACAAACACGACGCCAGGATCTGTTCATGTTATCGACCTCGACCTGACACCGATCTGCGAGAACATGTCGAACAAGGCATTCCGGAAACTGATCGTGCGGTTGCGTGACGCTGCGATTTCGTTGATTCAGGATCGGATTCACGGTATCGCACATTGGGAGCGAGAAGAACAAGAACGCGTCCAGACCTGGTTCGGGCGACCCGATGAGGAAATTCGACATCACCTACGGACCGGGTTGCCGAAGCTTCTGCGCGTCATGCAGGAATTGAAACCGGAAAATGTCATCCGGTGGGACGAGCAGAAACAGCGAAACATCACGTGTACCGTGTTTCCCGACAACGGAATCACCGATGCCGCCGTATGCAAACCCGATTCGGACAAGCGAATCATCGCAATCTATCCACACTTCTGCACGCTTCCCGACGCTCGACTCTCTTTTAATTGCAAGTTGAAGGTCCTGATTCACGAGTGTACGCACTACGTCGATACCTTCGACTCGAATGACGAAATCTACGGATTCGGGACTGGCCTGAAATACTGGGCGCGGGATCATCGGGACCTGGCGATCAATAACGCCGACAGCCTCGCTTGCTATATTTCATTCTTTGACGACAGGGTCCTGTGGTGA
- a CDS encoding PLP-dependent aminotransferase family protein produces the protein MSHSAPIPVPPAPSRTRVETVMDTLRARIASRALMPGARVPSIRMMADALGVSKSTVVDAYERLASEGVLVARRGSGFYVSGHAPPLALADLGPRLDRELDPLWLSRQSLEAAPTTVKPGCGWLPSSWLPDESLRRALRAVSRDESDALTDYATPLGLPALRQQLAWRLAQHGVHAEPAQIMLTDGGTHALDLVCRLLLEPGDTVVLDDPCYFNFQALLRAHRARIVSVPYTPNGPDLARFEQVLAEHRPRLYITNAALHNPTGATLAPPVAHRLLTLAAEHGLLIVEDDIFADFESTPAPRLAAFDGLSRVVSIGSFSKTLSAAIRCGYIAARPEWIEALVDLKLATSFGNAQIGANVVHRLLIDGTYRRHLDSLRARLADAMGETIRRLARAGLGIWTEPRGGLFVWAQLPDGLDAARVARHALDHDVVLAPGNVFSVSHSATSYLRFNVSRCKGPAVFDALARAMEAASEAERMGVQEDAGSRALAGES, from the coding sequence ATGAGCCATTCCGCCCCGATTCCCGTTCCGCCCGCGCCGTCGCGCACGCGCGTCGAAACCGTGATGGACACCTTGCGCGCGCGGATCGCGAGCCGCGCGCTGATGCCCGGCGCGCGCGTGCCGTCGATCCGGATGATGGCCGACGCGCTCGGCGTGTCGAAATCGACGGTCGTCGATGCGTACGAGCGGCTCGCGAGCGAAGGCGTGCTCGTCGCGCGGCGCGGCTCGGGCTTCTACGTGTCGGGCCACGCGCCGCCGCTCGCGCTTGCCGATCTTGGCCCGCGCCTCGACCGCGAACTCGATCCGCTGTGGCTGTCGCGCCAGTCGCTCGAGGCGGCCCCGACGACGGTGAAGCCCGGCTGCGGATGGCTGCCGTCGTCGTGGCTGCCGGACGAGAGCCTGCGTCGCGCGCTGCGCGCCGTGTCGCGCGACGAATCCGACGCGCTGACCGACTACGCGACGCCGCTCGGCCTGCCCGCGCTGCGTCAGCAGCTCGCCTGGCGGCTCGCGCAGCACGGCGTCCACGCGGAACCCGCGCAGATCATGCTGACCGACGGCGGCACGCACGCGCTCGACCTCGTGTGCCGCTTGCTGCTGGAGCCGGGCGACACGGTCGTGCTCGACGATCCGTGCTACTTCAACTTCCAGGCGCTGCTGCGCGCGCACCGCGCGCGGATCGTCAGCGTCCCGTACACGCCGAACGGGCCCGATCTCGCGCGCTTCGAGCAGGTGCTCGCCGAGCACCGGCCGCGCCTGTACATCACCAACGCGGCGCTGCACAACCCGACCGGCGCGACGCTCGCGCCGCCTGTCGCGCACCGGCTGCTGACGCTCGCGGCCGAGCACGGCCTGCTGATCGTCGAGGACGACATCTTCGCGGATTTCGAGAGCACACCCGCGCCGCGCCTCGCGGCGTTCGACGGGCTGTCGCGCGTCGTGTCGATCGGCAGCTTCTCGAAGACGCTGTCGGCCGCGATCCGCTGCGGTTACATTGCCGCGCGCCCGGAATGGATCGAGGCGCTCGTCGACCTGAAGCTCGCGACGTCGTTCGGCAACGCGCAGATCGGCGCGAACGTCGTGCACCGGCTGCTGATCGACGGCACGTACCGGCGTCACCTCGACAGCCTGCGCGCGCGCCTCGCGGATGCGATGGGCGAGACGATCCGGCGCCTCGCACGCGCGGGGCTCGGGATCTGGACGGAACCGCGCGGCGGGCTGTTCGTGTGGGCGCAACTGCCCGACGGGCTCGACGCCGCGCGCGTCGCGCGCCACGCGCTGGATCACGACGTCGTGCTCGCGCCCGGCAACGTGTTCAGCGTGTCGCACAGCGCGACGTCGTACCTGCGCTTCAACGTGTCGCGCTGCAAGGGGCCGGCGGTGTTCGATGCGCTGGCGCGGGCGATGGAGGCGGCAAGCGAAGCGGAGCGCATGGGAGTGCAGGAGGACGCGGGCAGCCGCGCGTTGGCCGGCGAGTCGTAA
- a CDS encoding DMT family transporter — protein MQKTTDGWLSGLLGVIIFSGSLPATRVAVQGLDPLFLTFARATIAGALGLLLLVVLKQKRPSRAEAVSLAIVALGVVVGFPLLTALALKHVTSAHAIVFVGLLPLATALFGVWRGGERPRLPFWIFSIVGSGAVAAFALRNGGQASVVGDALMLAAIVACGLGYAEGARLSRDLGGWQVISWALVLSLPLMLPLTWLTWPASFDGVDAAALWGLAYVSLFSMLIGFVFWYRGLALGGIAGVGQLQLLQPFFGFLLAAGLLHETVPPSMVVVTVVVVGCVAGAKYFSKMAPVQRAG, from the coding sequence GTGCAAAAGACGACCGACGGATGGCTCAGCGGCTTGCTGGGCGTGATCATCTTCAGTGGCTCGCTGCCCGCGACGCGTGTCGCGGTGCAGGGGCTCGACCCGCTGTTCCTCACATTCGCGCGCGCGACGATCGCCGGCGCGCTCGGCCTGCTGCTGCTCGTCGTGCTGAAGCAGAAGCGGCCGTCGCGGGCCGAGGCCGTGTCGCTGGCGATCGTCGCGCTCGGGGTCGTGGTCGGTTTCCCTTTGCTGACGGCGCTCGCGTTGAAGCATGTGACGTCCGCGCACGCGATCGTGTTCGTCGGGCTGCTGCCGCTCGCGACTGCGTTGTTCGGCGTGTGGCGCGGCGGCGAACGGCCGCGGCTGCCGTTCTGGATCTTCTCGATCGTCGGCAGCGGCGCGGTGGCCGCGTTTGCGCTGCGTAACGGCGGGCAGGCATCGGTGGTCGGCGATGCGCTGATGTTGGCCGCGATCGTCGCGTGCGGGCTCGGCTACGCGGAAGGCGCGCGGCTGTCGCGCGATCTCGGCGGCTGGCAGGTGATCTCGTGGGCGCTCGTGCTGTCGCTGCCGCTGATGCTGCCGCTCACGTGGCTTACGTGGCCCGCGTCGTTCGACGGCGTCGATGCCGCCGCGCTGTGGGGGCTCGCGTACGTGTCGCTGTTCAGCATGCTGATCGGCTTCGTGTTCTGGTATCGCGGGCTCGCGCTCGGCGGGATCGCGGGCGTCGGCCAGTTGCAGCTGCTGCAGCCGTTCTTCGGCTTCCTGCTGGCGGCCGGGCTGCTGCACGAGACGGTGCCGCCGTCGATGGTCGTCGTGACGGTCGTCGTGGTCGGCTGCGTGGCGGGCGCGAAGTACTTCTCGAAAATGGCGCCGGTGCAGCGCGCGGGGTGA
- a CDS encoding DUF3088 domain-containing protein, producing the protein MKDTLFILRPGFFKDSEGPFYCGDSVSVEGLLSFYPQLRDAVDVEYVDAPRPRQPIVALIGADNQSAPVLVLGEGRAPKEGALAIREHNGRRFIDSPADIRRYLSSQYDVAHVA; encoded by the coding sequence ATGAAAGACACGCTGTTCATTCTTCGCCCCGGCTTTTTCAAGGACTCCGAAGGTCCGTTCTACTGCGGCGACTCCGTTTCCGTCGAAGGGTTGCTGAGCTTCTACCCGCAGCTTCGCGACGCCGTCGACGTCGAATACGTCGACGCGCCGCGGCCGCGCCAGCCGATCGTCGCGCTGATCGGCGCGGACAACCAGTCGGCGCCCGTGCTCGTGCTCGGCGAAGGGCGCGCGCCTAAGGAAGGCGCACTCGCGATTCGCGAGCACAACGGCCGGCGCTTCATCGATTCGCCGGCCGATATCCGCCGGTATCTGTCTTCGCAATACGACGTGGCACACGTAGCGTAA
- the metC gene encoding cystathionine beta-lyase: MNHLHSTDTVLAHEGRSHGQPGSPVNPPVYRQSTLLFHGTDALDAVRGTPLAYGRHGSPTTRALEKALARLEGAHAALLTPSGLSAITTALLAVLNPGDHLLMADSVYDPTRSFCDETLARLGIETTYYDPAIGAGIASLMRPNTRAVFAESPGSLTFEVQDIPAISRVAHRHGAVVLLDNTWGTPLNFRSFSHGVDVSIHAATKYIAGHSDVLMGAILTTEALAPKVTRFYRQLGMTVSGDDAYLALRGLRTLSVRLERHQRNAHVLTEWLAQQPEVAQILYPARPGDPGHALWQRDFTGACGLFGIVLHPQPDDAVRALLDGMTCFGMGYSWGGFESLIVPSNPSRHRTATQWAATGPLLRIHAGLEHPDDMIADLAAGFARMRAAALAEA, from the coding sequence TTGAACCACCTGCATTCGACCGACACCGTACTCGCCCACGAAGGCCGCTCGCACGGCCAGCCGGGTTCGCCCGTGAACCCGCCCGTGTACCGCCAGTCGACGCTGCTCTTTCACGGCACCGACGCGCTCGACGCGGTGCGCGGCACGCCGCTCGCGTACGGGCGCCACGGCAGCCCGACCACGCGCGCGCTCGAGAAAGCGCTCGCGCGTCTCGAAGGCGCGCACGCCGCGCTGCTGACGCCGAGCGGCCTCAGCGCGATCACGACTGCGCTGCTCGCGGTGCTGAACCCCGGCGACCATCTGCTGATGGCCGATTCCGTGTACGACCCGACCCGCTCGTTCTGCGACGAGACGCTCGCGCGCCTCGGCATCGAGACGACCTACTACGATCCCGCGATCGGCGCAGGCATCGCATCGCTGATGCGACCGAACACGCGCGCGGTATTTGCCGAATCGCCCGGTTCGCTGACCTTCGAAGTGCAGGACATCCCGGCCATCAGCCGCGTCGCGCACCGGCACGGCGCGGTCGTGCTGCTCGACAACACGTGGGGCACGCCGCTGAATTTCCGGTCGTTTTCGCATGGTGTCGACGTGTCGATTCATGCCGCTACGAAATACATCGCCGGACACTCCGACGTGCTGATGGGTGCAATCCTGACGACCGAGGCGCTCGCGCCGAAAGTTACGCGCTTCTACCGGCAACTCGGGATGACCGTCAGCGGCGACGACGCGTATCTCGCGCTGCGCGGCCTGCGCACGCTGTCGGTCCGGCTCGAGCGGCACCAGCGCAACGCACATGTGCTGACCGAATGGCTCGCGCAACAGCCGGAAGTCGCGCAGATCCTGTATCCGGCGCGGCCCGGTGACCCTGGCCATGCGCTGTGGCAGCGCGATTTCACCGGCGCGTGCGGGCTGTTCGGCATCGTGCTGCATCCGCAGCCCGACGATGCGGTGCGCGCGCTGCTCGACGGGATGACGTGCTTCGGCATGGGGTATAGCTGGGGCGGCTTCGAAAGCCTGATCGTCCCGTCCAATCCGTCGCGCCATCGCACCGCCACGCAATGGGCGGCAACCGGCCCGCTGCTGCGGATTCACGCGGGGCTCGAACATCCCGACGACATGATCGCCGACCTCGCCGCCGGTTTCGCGAGGATGCGCGCCGCCGCGCTCGCGGAAGCCTGA
- a CDS encoding amino acid ABC transporter ATP-binding protein — protein MITLDNVSKWYGKHQVLSACSAAVAKGEVVVVCGPSGSGKSTLIKTINGLEPFQKGSITVDGTRLGDPGAKLAQLRARVGMVFQHFELFPHLSITENLTLAQIKVLGRRKDEAVETGMKLLDRVGLKAHAHKYPGQLSGGQQQRVAIARALSMNPVAMLFDEPTSALDPEMINEVLDVMVELARDGMTMVCVTHEMGFARKVAHRVIFMDQGAVVEDAASDRFFAAPRSERARDFLDKILH, from the coding sequence ATGATTACGCTCGACAACGTATCGAAATGGTATGGCAAGCATCAGGTCCTCTCGGCATGCAGCGCGGCGGTCGCGAAAGGCGAAGTGGTCGTCGTGTGCGGGCCGTCGGGCTCCGGCAAGTCGACACTGATCAAGACGATCAACGGTCTCGAGCCGTTCCAGAAAGGCAGCATCACCGTCGACGGCACGCGGCTCGGCGATCCCGGCGCGAAACTCGCGCAATTGCGCGCCCGCGTCGGCATGGTGTTCCAGCACTTCGAGCTGTTTCCGCACCTGTCGATCACCGAGAACCTGACGCTCGCGCAGATCAAGGTGCTCGGCCGCCGCAAGGACGAGGCCGTCGAGACCGGCATGAAGCTGCTCGATCGCGTCGGCCTGAAGGCGCATGCGCACAAGTATCCGGGGCAGTTGTCCGGCGGTCAGCAGCAGCGCGTCGCGATCGCGCGCGCGCTGTCGATGAACCCGGTCGCGATGCTGTTCGACGAGCCGACCTCGGCGCTCGATCCCGAGATGATCAACGAAGTGCTCGACGTGATGGTCGAGCTCGCGCGCGACGGGATGACGATGGTCTGCGTCACGCATGAAATGGGCTTCGCGCGGAAGGTCGCGCATCGCGTGATCTTCATGGACCAGGGCGCGGTGGTCGAGGACGCGGCCAGCGACAGGTTCTTCGCCGCGCCGCGCTCCGAACGCGCACGCGACTTCCTCGACAAGATCCTGCATTGA
- a CDS encoding amino acid ABC transporter permease: protein MEALELVVHTLPVMVKGAVLTLKFAVASMALGLVVGLVIAIMRIGSNRLAAGLAQGYVSLMRGTPLLVQMFVVYYGLPDLGITLDPTTAGIFTLTLNAGAYLSESMRGAILGIGRGQWAAAHSLGLTHMQTLRHIVCPQALRLAVPSLGNTLISLIKDTSLVSVITVTELLRSTQEAIAATFQPLPLYLAAAAIYWVLSTLLTRLQGRVETRLSLPSTH from the coding sequence ATGGAAGCACTCGAACTGGTCGTTCATACCCTGCCCGTGATGGTCAAGGGCGCGGTGCTCACGCTGAAGTTCGCGGTGGCGTCGATGGCGCTCGGCCTCGTCGTCGGGCTCGTGATCGCGATCATGCGCATCGGCAGCAACCGGCTCGCGGCCGGGCTTGCGCAGGGCTACGTGAGCCTGATGCGCGGCACGCCGCTGCTCGTGCAGATGTTCGTCGTCTACTACGGGCTGCCCGATCTCGGCATCACGCTCGATCCGACGACGGCCGGCATCTTCACGCTGACGCTCAACGCGGGCGCCTATCTGTCGGAAAGCATGCGCGGCGCGATTCTCGGCATCGGCCGCGGGCAATGGGCGGCCGCGCACAGCCTCGGCCTCACGCACATGCAGACGCTGCGCCACATCGTCTGCCCGCAAGCGTTGCGCCTCGCGGTGCCAAGCCTCGGCAATACGCTGATCAGCCTGATCAAGGACACGTCGCTGGTCTCGGTGATCACCGTCACCGAATTGCTGCGCTCGACGCAGGAAGCGATCGCCGCGACGTTCCAGCCGCTGCCGCTCTATCTCGCCGCCGCAGCGATCTACTGGGTGCTGAGCACGCTGCTCACGCGGCTTCAGGGGCGCGTCGAGACACGCCTTTCGCTGCCGTCCACGCATTGA
- a CDS encoding transporter substrate-binding domain-containing protein, with protein MKHFTPTLKQGIAAALLCIAATTSHAADLLDTVKQAGVLKIALEGTYPPFDYRNADGQLEGFDVDVAKAVAARLGVKPQFVTTEWSGILAGLQAGKFDVIVNQVAITPSRQQALDFSAPYVYSSAQLLQRQNDTRAFKSLDELKGKKVGVTMGSNYVDLVKTVPAIDLQVYPGTPENLRDLAAGRIDAAVNDRLMLSYLIKNSHLPLRPGSVLAGGEDRMGIPFRKGNPKFAKAIDDAVASLQQDGTLKKISMQWFGTDTTKPVTQ; from the coding sequence ATGAAGCACTTCACCCCGACGCTCAAGCAAGGCATCGCCGCCGCCCTCCTCTGCATCGCGGCCACGACGTCGCACGCGGCGGACCTGCTCGACACCGTCAAGCAGGCCGGAGTCCTGAAGATCGCGCTGGAAGGCACCTACCCGCCGTTCGACTACCGCAATGCCGACGGACAGCTCGAAGGCTTCGACGTCGACGTCGCGAAGGCCGTCGCCGCGCGCCTCGGCGTGAAGCCGCAGTTCGTCACGACCGAATGGAGCGGGATCCTCGCCGGCCTGCAGGCCGGCAAGTTCGACGTGATCGTCAACCAGGTCGCGATCACGCCGTCGCGCCAGCAGGCGCTCGACTTCAGCGCACCGTACGTGTATTCGTCCGCGCAACTGTTGCAACGGCAGAACGACACGCGCGCATTCAAGTCGCTCGACGAACTGAAGGGCAAGAAGGTCGGCGTGACGATGGGCAGCAACTACGTCGATCTCGTCAAGACCGTGCCCGCGATCGACCTGCAGGTCTACCCGGGCACGCCGGAAAACCTGCGCGACCTCGCGGCGGGCCGTATCGACGCGGCGGTCAACGATCGCCTGATGCTCAGCTACCTGATCAAGAACTCGCACCTGCCGCTGCGCCCCGGCTCAGTGCTCGCGGGCGGCGAGGACCGGATGGGCATCCCGTTCCGCAAGGGCAATCCGAAGTTCGCGAAGGCGATCGACGATGCGGTCGCGTCGCTGCAGCAGGACGGCACGCTGAAGAAGATCTCGATGCAGTGGTTCGGCACGGATACGACCAAGCCGGTGACGCAATAA
- the lysA gene encoding diaminopimelate decarboxylase: MSLDSRQLATLAQQYGTPLWVYDADVIRDRIAQLRQFDVIRYAQKANSNIHILKLMREEGACVDAVSLGEIERSLAAGFSPAGEPEGVVFTADLIDRPTLAAVLKHGVTVNAGSLDMLARIGEHAPGHRVWLRVNPGFGHGHSNKTNTGGPQSKHGIWIDDVPRAIEIVRQYGLKLVGIHMHIGSGVDYGHLSQVCDAMVDLVTSLGHDIDAISAGGGLSIPYRDGEPRVDVGHYFSQWDAARKRIERHLGHPVRIEIEPGRFLVAEAGTLVTEVQAVNRRPKHDFVLIDAGFNDLMRPSMYGSYHAVSVHTHDGALPAGRPLVDLAIAGPLCESGDVFTQDAGGVVTHRKLAQPQIGDLLFLHDAGAYGASMSSNYNSRPLAPEVLVDRGTPRLIRRRQTIDELLALETFE, translated from the coding sequence ATGTCCCTCGATTCCCGCCAGCTCGCGACGCTCGCGCAGCAATACGGCACCCCGCTGTGGGTGTACGACGCCGACGTCATCCGCGACCGCATCGCCCAACTTCGCCAGTTCGACGTGATCCGCTACGCGCAGAAGGCGAATTCGAACATCCACATCCTGAAGCTGATGCGCGAGGAAGGCGCGTGCGTCGACGCCGTGTCGCTCGGCGAGATCGAGCGCAGCCTCGCGGCCGGGTTCAGTCCGGCAGGCGAACCCGAAGGCGTCGTGTTCACGGCCGACCTGATCGACCGTCCGACGCTCGCGGCCGTGCTGAAGCACGGCGTGACCGTGAACGCGGGTTCGCTCGACATGCTCGCGCGCATCGGCGAGCACGCACCGGGCCACCGCGTGTGGCTGCGCGTCAACCCCGGTTTCGGGCACGGCCACAGCAACAAGACCAACACCGGCGGCCCGCAGAGCAAGCACGGCATCTGGATCGACGACGTGCCGCGCGCGATCGAGATCGTGCGCCAGTACGGGCTGAAGCTCGTCGGCATCCATATGCATATCGGCTCGGGCGTCGACTACGGCCACCTGTCGCAGGTGTGCGATGCGATGGTCGATCTCGTCACGTCGCTCGGCCATGACATCGACGCGATCTCGGCCGGCGGCGGCCTGTCGATCCCGTATCGCGACGGCGAGCCGCGCGTCGACGTCGGCCACTACTTCAGCCAGTGGGACGCCGCGCGCAAGCGGATCGAACGGCATCTCGGCCACCCGGTGCGCATCGAGATCGAACCGGGCCGCTTCCTCGTCGCCGAAGCCGGCACGCTCGTCACTGAAGTGCAGGCCGTCAACCGCCGGCCGAAGCATGATTTCGTGCTGATCGACGCGGGCTTCAACGACCTGATGCGCCCGTCGATGTACGGCAGCTACCACGCGGTGTCCGTGCACACGCACGACGGCGCGCTGCCCGCCGGCCGGCCGCTCGTCGACCTCGCGATCGCGGGGCCGCTGTGCGAATCGGGCGACGTGTTCACGCAGGATGCGGGCGGCGTGGTCACGCACCGCAAGCTCGCGCAGCCGCAGATCGGCGACCTGCTGTTCCTGCACGACGCGGGCGCGTACGGCGCGTCGATGTCCTCGAACTACAACAGCCGGCCGCTCGCGCCGGAAGTGCTCGTCGATCGCGGCACGCCGCGGCTGATCCGCCGCCGGCAAACCATCGACGAACTGCTCGCGCTCGAGACGTTCGAGTAA
- a CDS encoding LysR family transcriptional regulator, whose translation MLTHRHIEVFRALMVTGSTTRAAEMLYTSQPTISRELARMEQVVGFALFERTHGRLRPTMAALTLFDDVRLAYVGLERVAATAARLREFRDGQLSVIALPAFSHAILPGACRRFHEAHAGVSVSVETQESPMLEEWLTAQRYDLGLTEHDVAPAGTVLTPLLEVDEVCVLPDGHPLLAQDAIDLPDLADRPFVSLSLNDPYRILIDEAFAQLGVAPRSVVETPSAVSVCAFVRQGLGAAIVNPLTALDFVGRDLHVRPLTRSFPYRVSMIVPEHRPKNLLVDAFADALRGEAKAIRRRLAAHLG comes from the coding sequence ATGCTCACGCATCGTCATATCGAGGTCTTTCGCGCGCTGATGGTGACCGGCAGCACGACGCGCGCGGCCGAGATGCTCTATACGTCGCAACCGACGATCAGCCGCGAGCTCGCGCGGATGGAGCAGGTGGTCGGCTTCGCGCTGTTCGAGCGCACGCACGGCCGGCTGCGGCCGACGATGGCCGCGCTCACGCTGTTCGACGATGTCCGGCTCGCCTATGTGGGGCTCGAACGCGTCGCGGCGACGGCCGCGCGCCTGCGCGAGTTTCGCGATGGCCAGCTTTCGGTGATCGCGCTGCCGGCGTTCTCGCACGCGATCCTGCCCGGCGCGTGCCGGCGTTTCCACGAAGCGCACGCGGGCGTCAGCGTGTCGGTCGAGACGCAGGAATCGCCGATGCTCGAAGAGTGGCTGACCGCGCAACGTTACGACCTCGGGCTGACCGAGCACGACGTCGCGCCGGCCGGCACCGTGCTCACGCCGCTGCTCGAAGTCGACGAAGTGTGCGTGTTGCCCGACGGCCATCCGCTGCTCGCGCAGGATGCGATCGACCTGCCGGATCTCGCCGATCGGCCGTTCGTGAGCCTGTCGCTGAACGATCCTTACCGCATCCTGATCGACGAGGCGTTTGCGCAGTTGGGCGTTGCGCCGCGCTCGGTGGTCGAAACGCCGTCGGCCGTGTCGGTGTGCGCGTTCGTGCGGCAGGGGCTCGGCGCCGCGATCGTCAATCCGCTGACCGCGCTCGATTTCGTCGGGCGCGACCTGCACGTGCGGCCGCTCACGCGGTCGTTCCCGTACCGGGTCAGCATGATCGTGCCCGAGCACCGGCCGAAGAACCTGCTCGTCGATGCGTTTGCCGATGCGCTGCGCGGCGAGGCGAAGGCGATCCGTCGCCGGCTCGCCGCGCACCTCGGTTGA
- a CDS encoding GNAT family N-acetyltransferase → MIDASSSVEQPTLTGARVELRPLEASDRQALLDAAADGQLWNLKVTVVPGAETIDAYIDTALQGRAAGTVMPFAIVDRASGRVIGSTRFWKIDRKNRKLEIGHTWLSESAQRTRANTEAKWLLLTYAFDTLHCVRVQFTTDELNEKSRAAILRLGAKQEGIVRHERIMPDGRKRNSVRFSIIDEEWPHVRAGLMAKLAT, encoded by the coding sequence ATGATCGACGCTTCATCTTCCGTCGAACAACCGACCCTCACCGGCGCGCGCGTCGAATTGCGGCCGCTCGAAGCATCCGACCGGCAGGCGCTGCTCGATGCTGCCGCGGACGGCCAGTTGTGGAACCTGAAGGTCACGGTCGTGCCGGGTGCGGAGACGATCGACGCGTACATCGACACGGCATTGCAGGGGCGCGCGGCCGGCACCGTGATGCCGTTTGCGATCGTCGATCGCGCATCGGGCCGCGTGATCGGCAGCACGCGTTTCTGGAAGATCGATCGCAAGAATCGCAAGCTCGAGATCGGCCATACATGGTTGAGCGAATCGGCGCAGCGCACGCGTGCGAATACCGAAGCGAAGTGGCTGTTGCTGACCTATGCGTTCGACACGCTGCACTGCGTACGCGTGCAGTTCACGACCGACGAGCTGAACGAGAAATCGCGCGCGGCGATTCTGCGGCTCGGCGCGAAGCAGGAAGGGATCGTGCGTCACGAACGGATCATGCCGGACGGCCGCAAGCGCAATTCGGTGCGCTTCAGCATCATCGACGAAGAGTGGCCGCACGTGCGTGCGGGGTTGATGGCGAAGCTCGCGACGTAG
- a CDS encoding DUF4142 domain-containing protein yields the protein MNRFPHISRLALSAAGLLLVAVTATAQTAQTAQPAPAAPAAAATRIHEADQAFITDGTKTVSTQHDAARIADARTSDSQVKAFAQRVSTDDEKIIQAMRAASPRGVDVPANDPDTTVLNSIKSLRGAEFDKAYIEQVALAGQQKTISAFQAEIASGRDTKLKEVARQSLPILQKHYADAQKLAERHHLASAQ from the coding sequence ATGAACCGCTTTCCCCACATCTCGCGCCTTGCCTTGTCTGCCGCTGGCCTGCTTCTCGTCGCCGTGACGGCGACCGCACAAACAGCACAAACCGCGCAACCGGCACCCGCCGCGCCGGCCGCCGCCGCGACGCGCATTCACGAAGCCGATCAGGCCTTCATCACGGACGGCACGAAGACCGTGTCGACGCAGCACGACGCGGCACGCATCGCCGATGCACGCACGTCGGACAGCCAGGTGAAGGCCTTCGCGCAACGCGTGTCGACCGACGATGAAAAGATCATCCAGGCGATGCGCGCGGCAAGCCCGCGCGGCGTCGACGTGCCGGCCAACGACCCGGACACGACCGTGCTGAACAGCATCAAGAGCCTGCGCGGCGCCGAGTTCGACAAGGCGTATATCGAGCAGGTCGCGCTCGCCGGCCAGCAGAAGACGATCTCGGCCTTCCAGGCCGAAATCGCATCGGGCCGCGACACGAAGCTGAAGGAAGTCGCACGCCAGTCGCTGCCGATCCTGCAAAAGCACTACGCGGACGCGCAGAAACTCGCGGAGCGTCACCACCTCGCATCGGCGCAGTAA